A region from the Candidatus Aminicenantes bacterium genome encodes:
- a CDS encoding iron-containing alcohol dehydrogenase, whose protein sequence is MHAFEFDMTTRVVFGEGAVAKVGGIAATFGKKALLVTYDEDFVKKVGFYQKVAESCKAAGVTLVSAFGVKSNPTVEHAAGVIALARKEKPDVIIALGGGSAIDEAKFIGIAAGYAGDPWDFATGKAPITTTLPVIAVVTIPATSSELNGTSVMSYEKIQRKDGFANPVMRPKYAVLDPELTWSIPVKQTAYSAADIVSHLLESYLGHGLDWAPVQDHYCQGGIRTIMECMDRLLADPKDKEARAQMMWTASYAWNGFYPCGLGPADATIHVLGHSLSNFYDTPHGAAMSVTIPATMRYFLTTKTKRLAGIAREVFAVREADDMAAAKAGVAAIVAWFKKIGTPTTLAEAGIPADAIAKLAPDALKTAQAWGLGELYTLDTCVKMFELCR, encoded by the coding sequence ATGCATGCATTCGAATTCGACATGACGACCAGGGTGGTATTCGGCGAGGGCGCCGTGGCCAAGGTCGGCGGGATCGCGGCGACCTTCGGGAAAAAGGCCCTGCTCGTGACATACGACGAGGACTTCGTGAAGAAAGTCGGCTTCTACCAGAAGGTGGCCGAGAGCTGCAAGGCAGCCGGCGTCACGCTGGTGAGCGCCTTCGGGGTAAAGAGCAACCCGACCGTCGAGCATGCAGCGGGCGTCATCGCCCTTGCCAGGAAGGAAAAGCCCGACGTGATCATCGCCCTCGGCGGCGGCAGCGCCATCGACGAGGCCAAGTTCATCGGCATTGCGGCCGGCTACGCCGGCGATCCCTGGGACTTCGCCACCGGGAAGGCCCCCATCACGACCACCCTGCCGGTGATAGCCGTGGTCACCATCCCGGCGACCAGTTCCGAGCTCAATGGCACCTCCGTCATGTCCTATGAGAAGATCCAGCGGAAGGACGGCTTCGCAAATCCGGTCATGCGCCCCAAATACGCGGTCCTCGACCCCGAGCTGACCTGGTCGATCCCGGTGAAGCAGACGGCCTACTCCGCGGCCGACATCGTCTCCCACCTGTTGGAAAGCTATCTCGGCCACGGCCTCGACTGGGCCCCAGTCCAGGATCACTACTGCCAGGGCGGGATCCGCACGATCATGGAGTGCATGGACCGCCTCCTGGCGGATCCCAAGGACAAGGAAGCCCGGGCCCAGATGATGTGGACCGCCTCCTACGCCTGGAACGGCTTCTATCCTTGCGGCCTCGGCCCCGCCGACGCGACCATCCACGTGCTCGGCCACTCCCTGAGCAATTTCTACGACACTCCCCACGGCGCCGCCATGTCGGTGACCATTCCCGCGACCATGCGCTATTTCCTCACCACCAAGACGAAACGCCTGGCGGGCATTGCCCGCGAGGTGTTCGCCGTCCGCGAGGCCGACGACATGGCCGCGGCCAAGGCCGGCGTCGCCGCCATCGTCGCCTGGTTCAAGAAGATCGGGACACCCACCACCCTCGCCGAAGCGGGGATC